The following are from one region of the Cottoperca gobio chromosome 13, fCotGob3.1, whole genome shotgun sequence genome:
- the hepacama gene encoding hepatic and glial cell adhesion molecule a, with amino-acid sequence MKVERKTSSKGDSFTDIPPLLTLFGLLLLLFTGEVSAVNVTSQTQVVRGSVGKEALLSVSYSSSSSDKPVIKWQLKRDKEKPITVVQSIGTDIIGNLRPEYRNRILVFENGSLLLHNLQLSDEGAYEVEISITDDTFTGERYISLTVDVPVSKPYIQMMASSVLEYSEHFNLHCSHDNGTKPIYGWQKGGKVLTNDTRLILSHDQKVLTISRVGMSDDDIYACTVENPISSTKSMPVKLTVYRRSSLYIILSTGGIFLLITLVTVCACWKPSKKKHQPIPQRAPIYLEQSENGHDVDVVPKPTTLGRRSPMPLYVLNEDETLERLEECSGNVVAQSEIIIPTAYAPVLPTSSNRSERPVWSAPRRYPRSPSPLAQPLPQPLPGPPLRPIRSPAHSPSSSPRSFSPIRKVRAPVGIPTSHLPVEAECQDPCVTHMTQCPSPH; translated from the exons ATGAAGGTGGAGAGGAAGACCTCCTCTAAAGGCGACAGTTTTACTGACATTCCTCCGCTACTGACGCTCTttggcctcctcctcctcctctttacaG GTGAGGTGTCAGCGGTGAATGTGACCAGCCAAACCCAGGTGGTGAGGGGCTCGGTGGGAAAAGAGGCCCTCTTGTCAGTCAGCTactccagcagcagctcggACAAGCCTGTGATTAAGTGGCAGCTAAAGAGGGACAAAGAGAAACCTATCACTGTTGTGCAGTCCATAGGAACAGACATCATAGGGAACCTGAGGCCGGAGTATCGCAATCGTATCCTGGTGTTTGAGAATGGGTCACTGCTGCTTCACAACCTGCAGCTGTCAGACGAAGGGGCGTACGAAGTCGAGATCTCCATCACAGATGACACCTTCACTGGAGAACGCTACATTTCGCTCACTGTGGATG TCCCCGTGTCCAAACCTTACATCCAGATGATGGCCTCGTCTGTCCTGGAGTACAGCGAGCACTTTAACCTCCACTGTTCCCACGATAACGGCACAAAGCCCATCTACGGTTGGCAGAAGGGAGGCAAGGTGCTGACCAATGACACACGTCTGATACTTTCACATGACCAAAAGGTGCTGACCATCTCACGCGTTGGGATGTCAGATGATGACATTTACGCCTGCACAGTGGAGAACCCCATCAGCAGCACGAAGAGCATGCCTGTCAAGCTCACTGTCTACA GACGGAGCTCGCTATACATCATCCTGTCCACCGGGGGCATATTCCTCCTAATCACCCTGGTGACAGTGTGTGCCTGTTGGAAACCATCCAA AAAGAAGCATCAACCCATCCCCCAAAGAGCGCCCATCTATTTGGAGCAGAGTGAAAATGGCCATGATG TTGATGTTGTTCCAAAACCAACTACACTTGGTCGAAGGAGTCCAATGCCTCTTTATGTCCTCAATGAAGAT GAGACTCTGGAGCGTTTGGAAGAATGTTCTGGCAATGTTGTCGCCCAATCAGAAATAATCATCCCTACTGCCTATGCTCCAGTCCTTCCCACCTCCTCCAATAGATCTGAGCGGCCCGTCTGGTCTGCTCCACGCAGATACCCACGCAGCCCCTCTCCACTGGCACAGCCTCTCCCACAACCCCTTCCAGGTCCTCCCCTACGCCCTATCCGCTCCCCTGCTCACTCCCCATCTTCATCTCCACGCAGTTTCAGCCCGATAAGAAAAGTCCGTGCACCAGTAGGCATCCCAACCAGCCACCTCCCTGTAGAGGCAGAGTGTCAAGACCCTTGTGTCACACACATGACTCAATGTCCATCACCGCATTGA